In a single window of the Synechococcus sp. WH 8016 genome:
- a CDS encoding BCCT family transporter has product MSESPTPVRSSLTQPPLWVGAIPLLIFLLVSAIDLALAKHFTETGKTIVSNSLGGLWQWMVMLLFLIALAIAISPVGKLRLGGATAQPSLKFFDWCAVLICTLLAGGGVFWSAAEPLYHFQTPSPVFAGVVGSTAAAVDPALAVSFLHWGFLAWALVATTTTITFSMLEQRGEPLRPRTLLVNILPKGWVNGPIGHLADGLSVVAAIAGTVGPLGFLSLQLSNAAGQLPWLSDSAGLQSLVVVLLTAVFATSTVSGIQKGIKWLSELNVWLTLLLGAGLLILGPGIWLLQHFLSGFWTYLVHLPQMALMPRSEVTKPWLNGWTVFYWGWFLGYAPLMGLFTAGVSRGRSIRELVLAVAILCPIVTNLWFTLLGGTGMHLELAGAGISDALAQNGAAAALLAILSALPISGLLIPVGLLLVVLFMCTSADSMSYAAAMVVSGRNEPSQRLRLFWALMIGSLTLVLLRIGTGLGDSTSIDALQAFIVITAVPVTPLVLFTLWSAPRLAFKEWQRSGQAAD; this is encoded by the coding sequence TTGTCTGAATCCCCCACCCCAGTTCGCTCGTCCTTAACCCAGCCACCCCTTTGGGTTGGAGCCATTCCGCTGCTGATTTTCCTGCTGGTCTCCGCCATCGATCTGGCGTTAGCGAAGCACTTCACGGAAACCGGCAAAACCATCGTCAGCAACTCCCTTGGAGGTCTCTGGCAATGGATGGTGATGCTGCTGTTCCTGATCGCCCTGGCCATTGCAATCAGCCCGGTAGGAAAACTGCGGCTAGGGGGAGCAACAGCGCAGCCAAGTCTGAAATTTTTTGATTGGTGCGCGGTCTTGATTTGCACCCTGCTGGCGGGCGGGGGTGTGTTCTGGTCTGCAGCGGAGCCGCTGTACCACTTTCAAACACCCTCTCCTGTCTTTGCAGGCGTGGTGGGGAGCACCGCGGCCGCTGTCGATCCTGCTTTGGCGGTGAGCTTCCTGCACTGGGGCTTCCTCGCCTGGGCGCTCGTCGCCACCACCACCACCATCACGTTTTCAATGCTGGAACAGCGGGGAGAACCGCTGCGGCCTCGCACTCTCCTCGTCAACATCCTTCCCAAGGGTTGGGTAAATGGCCCCATCGGCCATCTTGCGGACGGCCTTTCGGTTGTCGCTGCTATCGCCGGCACCGTTGGCCCTCTCGGTTTCCTGTCGCTTCAACTCAGCAATGCAGCGGGACAACTCCCGTGGCTCAGCGACAGTGCCGGGCTTCAGTCCCTAGTGGTGGTCCTGCTCACAGCCGTGTTTGCCACATCCACCGTGAGCGGCATCCAAAAGGGGATTAAGTGGCTTTCGGAACTTAACGTCTGGCTCACCCTTTTGCTCGGGGCGGGGTTGCTAATCCTCGGACCTGGCATCTGGCTACTCCAGCATTTTTTGAGCGGTTTTTGGACCTACTTGGTGCATCTGCCTCAGATGGCTTTGATGCCTCGATCTGAAGTCACGAAACCGTGGTTGAACGGCTGGACGGTGTTTTATTGGGGCTGGTTTTTGGGCTATGCGCCGCTCATGGGTCTCTTCACGGCCGGAGTCAGCCGCGGCCGCAGCATCCGTGAACTGGTTCTCGCCGTAGCCATCCTCTGCCCGATCGTGACGAATCTCTGGTTCACCTTGCTTGGCGGAACGGGAATGCACCTGGAACTCGCCGGGGCAGGCATTAGTGATGCCCTGGCACAAAACGGGGCTGCTGCCGCCTTGCTCGCGATCCTGAGTGCCCTGCCCATCTCAGGCTTGCTCATCCCCGTTGGCCTCCTGTTGGTGGTGCTGTTCATGTGCACGAGTGCCGATTCCATGAGTTATGCCGCCGCCATGGTGGTGAGCGGACGCAATGAACCATCGCAGCGGCTGCGGCTGTTCTGGGCGTTGATGATCGGCAGCCTCACCTTGGTGTTGCTGAGAATCGGGACGGGATTAGGCGACAGCACCTCGATTGACGCCCTCCAGGCCTTCATCGTGATCACGGCAGTGCCCGTCACACCGCTGGTGTTATTCACGCTGTGGAGCGCTCCAAGGTTGGCGTTTAAGGAATGGCAACGCAGTGGTCAAGCTGCTGATTGA
- a CDS encoding FAD-dependent oxidoreductase: MTSTSLPASAAVVIIGGGMAGLSCAASLARRGIRDVILLEGKTLAHARASSFGETRMFREMYSDPVLCRLAQEANRLWREEETHAGEVLRDTHGLLFYGESWDEETIEGSIPGARKVMDDQGIPYEALSAAQIAERFPLKPKADFTGLFEPTAGAVRSDKVIAHWVRTARQAGHQIEEHCPVSSIDADGGGVTLEAGHHISAGHVVVACGIWSQLLLAPLGLAPKLEIWPMLWAHYTVDPALASRYPQWFCFQKEHGDDGGLYYGFPSLSTTADGRPRIKAGIDWSPKELRVAEPNAMCTEAPARLLELLDTFLFNELDGVQERVETVMSPYSMTSDVNFILDRLTPKLSLFAGGSGQSFKFAPLIGDSLARLASGDQPAADISCWSHQRDAVRA; the protein is encoded by the coding sequence ATGACATCCACCTCGCTCCCAGCTAGCGCCGCCGTCGTGATCATCGGTGGCGGCATGGCTGGCCTCAGCTGTGCCGCATCGCTCGCGCGCCGAGGAATCCGCGACGTGATTCTTCTTGAAGGCAAAACCCTGGCCCATGCGCGAGCCAGCAGCTTCGGAGAAACCCGAATGTTCCGGGAGATGTATTCCGACCCGGTGCTCTGCCGCCTTGCGCAGGAAGCCAATCGCCTTTGGCGTGAAGAGGAGACCCATGCCGGGGAAGTGTTGCGAGACACCCATGGGCTTCTCTTTTACGGAGAAAGCTGGGATGAGGAGACGATCGAAGGATCGATCCCCGGCGCCCGCAAAGTGATGGATGATCAGGGGATCCCCTACGAAGCCCTCAGTGCCGCTCAAATCGCCGAGCGCTTCCCGCTGAAACCCAAGGCCGATTTCACCGGACTGTTCGAACCCACCGCTGGTGCCGTCCGCAGCGACAAGGTGATTGCTCACTGGGTTCGGACCGCCCGTCAAGCAGGCCATCAGATCGAAGAGCACTGTCCGGTGAGCAGCATTGATGCCGATGGGGGCGGCGTCACCCTCGAAGCTGGTCATCACATCAGCGCAGGCCATGTTGTTGTCGCCTGCGGCATTTGGAGTCAACTCCTGCTGGCCCCATTAGGACTGGCACCAAAGCTGGAAATCTGGCCGATGCTCTGGGCCCACTACACCGTGGATCCAGCGCTCGCCAGCCGCTATCCCCAGTGGTTTTGCTTCCAGAAAGAGCACGGCGATGACGGCGGCCTCTATTACGGCTTCCCCTCTCTCAGCACAACTGCTGACGGGCGTCCTCGCATCAAAGCCGGGATCGACTGGTCTCCCAAGGAGCTCCGCGTCGCTGAACCCAACGCCATGTGCACCGAGGCGCCGGCCCGCCTCCTGGAGCTCCTGGACACCTTCCTGTTCAACGAGCTGGACGGCGTGCAAGAGCGGGTGGAAACGGTGATGAGCCCCTATTCGATGACGAGCGATGTGAATTTCATCTTGGATCGGCTCACCCCCAAACTCAGCTTGTTTGCCGGCGGTTCCGGGCAATCGTTCAAATTTGCGCCGCTCATCGGAGATTCGCTGGCCCGTCTTGCCAGCGGCGATCAACCCGCTGCAGACATCTCCTGCTGGAGCCATCAACGCGACGCTGTCCGCGCCTGA
- a CDS encoding phosphoglucomutase/phosphomannomutase family protein: MVSSPLPLDASPIRFGTDGWRGILGVDITVERLLPVAVAAAQELAHQAPEGLNSRTVVIGYDRRFLAPELAEVVAAAVRGCDLEPLLTDTAVPTPACSWAVVERQSLGALVITASHNPPEWLGLKIKGPFGGSVEGTFTAAVERRLAAGGITAPVTGRCERFDGRGEHLAGLRTKLDLKALTTGLRAMGLHVFVDPMHGSAAGCVADLLGDDAKDLITEIRTNRDPLFGGCAPEPLAPYLGELIAALKDSKAAGRDAVGLVFDGDGDRIAAVDENGRFCSTQQLMPLLIDHLARAKNLPGSVVKTVSGSDLMRLVAEDLGREVLELPVGFKYIAAEMLAGEVLIGGEESGGVGFGMHLPERDALFAAMLVLEALVEGKTPLGERMKAIQERCGGEAHYDRLDLRLADMASRRRLEALLADTPPQEVAGSPVLEVVTTDGVKLRLGPSHWLMLRFSGTEPLLRLYCEAPSPSRVEEVLSWARTFAAAI; the protein is encoded by the coding sequence ATGGTGTCTTCCCCGCTCCCACTGGATGCCTCCCCGATCCGTTTTGGTACCGATGGTTGGCGAGGCATTTTGGGGGTGGACATCACCGTGGAGCGATTGCTTCCTGTTGCCGTCGCGGCAGCCCAGGAGCTCGCCCACCAGGCACCTGAAGGCTTGAACAGCCGCACGGTGGTGATCGGCTACGACCGCCGCTTCCTCGCCCCTGAACTGGCCGAAGTCGTCGCGGCAGCGGTCCGTGGCTGCGACCTGGAGCCGCTTCTAACCGATACAGCTGTTCCCACACCGGCCTGCAGCTGGGCTGTGGTGGAGCGCCAATCGCTTGGAGCCCTAGTCATCACGGCCAGCCATAACCCTCCGGAATGGCTTGGCCTCAAAATCAAAGGCCCTTTTGGTGGATCGGTCGAGGGCACGTTCACGGCAGCGGTGGAGCGACGGCTCGCCGCTGGAGGAATCACAGCACCGGTGACTGGCCGTTGCGAACGCTTTGATGGCCGCGGGGAACATCTCGCAGGATTGCGAACAAAACTGGACCTCAAGGCTCTGACCACTGGCCTGCGCGCCATGGGGCTGCACGTGTTCGTCGATCCCATGCATGGGTCGGCGGCCGGTTGCGTTGCAGACCTCCTGGGAGACGACGCCAAGGATCTGATCACCGAGATCCGAACCAACCGTGATCCCCTCTTTGGCGGCTGTGCACCGGAACCCCTGGCCCCTTACCTAGGGGAGCTGATCGCAGCGCTGAAGGACTCAAAAGCAGCCGGCCGTGATGCCGTTGGGCTGGTGTTTGATGGCGATGGAGACCGCATCGCCGCCGTGGATGAAAACGGACGGTTCTGCAGCACCCAACAGTTGATGCCCCTGCTGATCGATCACTTGGCTCGCGCCAAAAATCTTCCTGGATCGGTGGTGAAAACGGTGAGCGGCTCCGACCTCATGCGCCTGGTGGCGGAAGATCTGGGGCGGGAAGTTCTTGAACTGCCTGTGGGCTTCAAGTACATCGCTGCTGAAATGTTGGCCGGAGAGGTGCTGATCGGCGGCGAGGAGTCCGGTGGCGTGGGGTTTGGCATGCACCTACCAGAACGGGATGCCCTGTTTGCCGCGATGCTCGTGCTCGAAGCCTTGGTGGAAGGCAAGACGCCCCTTGGAGAGCGCATGAAAGCCATCCAGGAGCGGTGTGGAGGCGAGGCCCATTACGACCGACTCGATCTCCGCCTCGCCGATATGGCTTCCCGCCGGCGGCTGGAAGCCCTGCTGGCAGACACGCCTCCCCAGGAGGTTGCTGGATCCCCTGTGCTCGAGGTGGTCACCACAGACGGCGTCAAACTCAGACTGGGGCCGAGCCATTGGCTGATGCTCCGCTTCTCTGGGACAGAACCCTTGCTTCGCCTTTATTGCGAAGCCCCAAGCCCGTCGCGGGTGGAGGAGGTTCTGAGCTGGGCCCGCACCTTTGCTGCCGCCATATGA
- a CDS encoding Glu/Leu/Phe/Val dehydrogenase dimerization domain-containing protein, with amino-acid sequence MTMASLQSAGPPEVSVLAQHVSDHLSVFVVAESSDTGKPANGGLRLLNYSSDEACIADGHRLASLMTHKHDLYGTGFAGGKIVARAAEPATVKDELISVTAELLQSLNGAMITGCDLNTSLEDMERLMSLTPHVLAAVGSPVDASAATAFGTVGAIEAVLAQSLTEAQPGKALVHGCGAVGGTVAKTLIQHGWDVFTVDMSPERAGLQGATPLPPSSSWWEKPLDLLLPCSISGLIDTEMANAMQVNAIVPAANAPFQQPEIADDLRRRSIRVLPDPLVNAGAVIADSIERFSPEAWDQASAQEVYDFVRNEVRQRATDFLKQRGDGLTVSDALVEVAAHTGKDPIGLSFGTAA; translated from the coding sequence ATGACCATGGCTTCTCTGCAATCCGCCGGCCCCCCTGAGGTGTCGGTGCTGGCTCAACACGTCTCCGATCATCTTTCGGTGTTTGTCGTAGCCGAAAGCAGCGATACCGGCAAACCCGCTAACGGTGGCCTGCGGCTGCTCAATTACTCCAGTGATGAGGCCTGCATCGCCGATGGGCATCGCTTAGCCAGTCTGATGACCCACAAGCACGACCTCTACGGAACGGGCTTTGCGGGCGGAAAAATCGTGGCCAGGGCTGCGGAACCCGCCACTGTGAAAGATGAGTTGATCAGCGTCACCGCTGAGCTGCTCCAATCCTTAAACGGCGCCATGATCACGGGCTGTGATCTCAACACCAGCCTGGAAGACATGGAGCGATTGATGTCGCTCACACCCCATGTCTTGGCTGCCGTCGGAAGTCCTGTGGATGCCAGCGCCGCCACCGCCTTCGGCACCGTTGGCGCCATTGAAGCCGTGCTTGCGCAATCGTTAACGGAAGCGCAGCCAGGCAAAGCGCTTGTACACGGTTGTGGGGCCGTGGGTGGAACGGTGGCGAAAACGCTGATTCAGCATGGCTGGGACGTTTTCACCGTTGACATGAGCCCCGAGCGGGCGGGGCTTCAGGGGGCAACACCTCTGCCACCGAGCAGCTCCTGGTGGGAGAAACCACTCGACCTGCTGTTGCCTTGCTCCATCTCCGGTTTGATCGACACGGAGATGGCCAACGCGATGCAGGTCAACGCGATTGTTCCAGCGGCCAATGCTCCTTTCCAGCAGCCTGAGATTGCCGATGATCTGCGTCGACGCAGCATTCGCGTCCTGCCAGATCCACTCGTGAATGCTGGCGCCGTCATCGCCGACTCCATCGAGCGCTTCTCCCCTGAGGCCTGGGACCAGGCTTCAGCTCAGGAGGTGTACGACTTCGTACGCAACGAAGTGCGTCAGCGCGCCACGGATTTTTTAAAACAACGTGGCGATGGCCTCACCGTCAGTGACGCTCTGGTTGAAGTTGCCGCCCACACCGGCAAAGATCCCATTGGACTCAGCTTCGGAACAGCCGCATGA
- the rdgB gene encoding RdgB/HAM1 family non-canonical purine NTP pyrophosphatase has protein sequence MSNRVLVIASGNAGKIREFSNLLQPWPLQVEPQPEGIEVEETGSTFRDNALLKARTVAAATGHWALADDSGLSVDALGGAPGVYSARYADSDPERIQRLLQELGDRNDRQARFSAALCIAAPDGSVLAAVEGHCEGSITFSARGTQGFGYDPVFEVKNTGLTFAEMSLDYKKKHGHRGRAFALLTPELEKLLAHNPSQDADNPSNP, from the coding sequence ATGAGCAACCGCGTCCTGGTGATTGCCAGCGGCAATGCCGGCAAAATCCGAGAATTTTCGAACCTGCTGCAACCCTGGCCATTGCAAGTGGAACCCCAACCCGAGGGGATCGAGGTGGAGGAAACCGGAAGCACCTTCCGCGACAACGCCCTGCTCAAGGCCAGGACCGTTGCAGCAGCCACTGGCCATTGGGCACTCGCCGATGATTCGGGCCTGAGCGTCGATGCACTGGGGGGTGCCCCTGGGGTCTATTCGGCCCGCTACGCAGACTCCGACCCTGAACGGATTCAACGTCTCCTCCAAGAGCTGGGAGATCGCAACGACCGCCAGGCGCGCTTCAGTGCGGCGCTTTGCATCGCAGCACCGGACGGCAGCGTGCTTGCAGCCGTGGAGGGGCACTGCGAAGGCTCGATCACCTTCAGCGCCCGGGGAACGCAAGGGTTCGGCTACGACCCCGTGTTTGAGGTCAAAAACACTGGACTCACCTTTGCGGAAATGAGTCTGGATTACAAAAAAAAACACGGACATCGAGGGCGCGCCTTTGCCCTGCTAACGCCAGAACTGGAGAAGCTTCTCGCCCACAACCCCAGCCAAGACGCCGACAACCCGTCGAATCCCTAA